One Nostoc punctiforme PCC 73102 DNA window includes the following coding sequences:
- a CDS encoding hybrid sensor histidine kinase/response regulator, giving the protein MNIPVLETGVILIVDDNPNNLEVLSETLMDTGWEILIAVNGEGAIAQAEYACPDIILLDVMMPGIDGFTACQRLKSNPVTCDIPIIFMTALSETVDKVKGLSLGAVDYITKPFEHEEVLARIKTHLQIRNLTKQLQTHNQQLQQEIADRLAVETKLQKLTQELEQRVEERTFQLSQALHNFQQAQVRLLQQEKMSTLGELVAGIAHEINNPVNFILGNLNHASEYTQNFIDLFQLYQQYYPNPEVEIQQKIDEIDLDFLMQDSPQIMSSMYKGTKRLAQMIHSLRHFSRRDDSVVQPIDIHEGIDSTLLILQYRLKANSERSEIQIIKHYGTLPPVECFPGPLNQVFMNLLANAIDAIEESFITNTNFSKIASSSVHLLSVEDNGKITIRTALHKQGSVVVIKIADNGIGMTEEVKQRLSEPMFTTKPVGKGTGLGLSISRQIIEEKHGGTLSFVSEPGKGTEFCIEIPVLSQKA; this is encoded by the coding sequence ATGAATATACCTGTTCTGGAGACAGGGGTAATTTTGATTGTGGATGATAATCCCAATAATTTGGAAGTACTATCTGAAACATTAATGGATACAGGTTGGGAGATATTGATTGCTGTAAATGGTGAAGGTGCGATCGCTCAAGCTGAATACGCTTGTCCTGATATCATACTTTTAGATGTAATGATGCCTGGAATTGACGGATTTACAGCCTGCCAGCGTTTAAAGTCAAATCCTGTAACCTGTGATATCCCCATAATTTTTATGACAGCTCTTTCTGAAACTGTCGATAAAGTAAAGGGTTTGAGTTTGGGAGCAGTGGATTACATTACTAAACCGTTTGAGCATGAAGAAGTACTAGCTCGTATCAAGACACATCTACAAATCCGTAATCTAACTAAGCAACTGCAAACTCATAATCAGCAACTTCAACAAGAAATAGCCGACCGTCTTGCAGTCGAAACCAAGTTACAAAAGCTGACTCAGGAGTTAGAGCAAAGGGTAGAAGAACGTACTTTTCAACTATCTCAAGCACTTCATAATTTTCAACAAGCTCAGGTTCGTCTGCTACAGCAAGAAAAGATGTCAACCCTTGGTGAGTTAGTTGCTGGAATTGCTCATGAAATTAACAATCCAGTCAACTTCATTTTAGGAAATCTTAATCACGCCTCTGAATATACCCAAAACTTTATTGATTTGTTTCAACTTTATCAACAATATTATCCTAATCCCGAAGTAGAAATTCAGCAAAAAATAGATGAAATTGATCTTGATTTCTTAATGCAAGATTCTCCGCAAATTATGTCGTCTATGTACAAAGGAACAAAGCGCCTAGCACAGATGATTCATTCGCTTAGGCATTTTTCACGTCGGGATGATTCAGTTGTACAACCTATAGATATTCATGAAGGTATTGATAGCACGCTATTAATTTTACAATATCGCTTAAAAGCGAATTCAGAACGTTCCGAAATTCAGATTATTAAACATTATGGAACTTTGCCACCTGTAGAATGTTTTCCAGGCCCACTGAATCAAGTTTTTATGAATCTCCTTGCTAATGCAATAGATGCTATAGAGGAGTCATTTATTACTAACACAAACTTTTCCAAAATTGCATCAAGTAGTGTTCATTTGTTATCGGTAGAAGACAACGGAAAAATCACGATTCGCACTGCTCTACATAAACAAGGCTCAGTTGTAGTAATTAAAATTGCTGATAATGGCATCGGCATGACAGAAGAAGTCAAACAACGGTTATCTGAACCAATGTTTACTACCAAACCTGTAGGAAAAGGCACAGGGTTAGGTTTATCTATAAGTCGGCAAATTATTGAGGAAAAACATGGTGGGACTCTCTCTTTTGTATCTGAGCCGGGGAAAGGCACAGAATTTTGTATTGAAATTCCTGTACTAAGTCAAAAAGCATAA
- a CDS encoding leucine-rich repeat domain-containing protein, translating to MTQKELLQLIDRAVAEGWRELDLSGQELTELPVEIGKLQQLESLILGKKVEGYERVGDHFLEKVSGNNLKTLPLELLGLPNLRKLDISGNPLESIPDVVTQILHLEELILIRVELTEIPDAIANLTNLTQLILSYNQITQIPEAIAKLSNLTVLIFSDNKITQIPEAIANLTNLTRLNLSSNQITQIPEVIAKLTNLTLLYLSGNQITEIPEAIAQLTNLTLLDLSDNKITEIPEAITQSTNLTVLDLSSNQITKIPEAIAQLTNLKLLYLSDNQITEIPEALANLTNLMQLHLSSNQITEIPEALANLTNLTQLYLSGNQITEIPEALANLPNLTRLYLYSNQITEIPEALANLTNLIQLVLFSNQIAEIPETLANLTNLIQLVLFSNQIAEIPETLAKLTNLTRLDLRFNQITQIPKVIANLTNLTELHLSSNQITQIPEALANLTNLTQLYFSSNQITQIPGAIAKLTNLTQLDLSGNQITEIPEAIESLSKLEKLDLRGNPLPISPEILGSSDDVGSVEDIFNYLQLLRSGEVRPLNEAKLLLIGQGSVGKTSLIKRLIRNEYDEKQPQTDGLNVETWNVQVNSKDIRLNVWDFGGQEIYHATHQFFLTKRSLYLLVCNCRTSEEENRIEYWLKLIESFGGESPVIIVGNKKDEQPLDINRKALREKYPNIQEIIETSCQDNIGIDELRTAIFQQVGNLKEVYDLLPLTWFEVKQQLESMPQDFISYNRYIGICHENKIPEEQNQDQLIDLLHRLGLVLNFREHPILKNTNVLKPNWVTEGIYALLSDETLKTKTKGIFTPADLTRILNSERYPTERHGYLIELMKEFELGFALECQPPQFLIAGLLPKDQPDKTELHGETLEFQYHYKVLPESIISRFIVKTHEKIHNQIYWRSGVMLQYQENNEIYNIARIKADPEDKKIFITISERQETRRLFLGILRDVFQKIHKSLPNLEITEWVPVPNHPKHPPLDYQELLGLESMGESTVIIGKLKLKLDLRQLLDGYEDIRTRQRQQIDKGIIEPFPIKEKIMSESIRNQIFVSYSHQDAKWLAELQKQLKPYIRAEGLIVWDDTKIKPGAEWKAEIEKALATAKIAILLVSPNFIASDFIDRHELPPLLNAAEQEGLTIIWIPISASSYRKTEIEKYQAAHPSNKPLDSLSKGERNQAWVKICEEVEEAINS from the coding sequence ATGACGCAGAAAGAGTTATTGCAACTGATAGATCGTGCCGTGGCTGAGGGTTGGCGAGAGTTAGACTTGTCGGGGCAAGAGTTGACTGAGTTACCTGTGGAAATTGGTAAGTTGCAGCAGCTTGAGTCTTTGATTTTGGGAAAGAAGGTTGAAGGTTATGAACGAGTAGGAGACCACTTTCTCGAAAAGGTTTCGGGCAACAATTTAAAAACGCTTCCACTGGAACTATTGGGTTTGCCTAATTTGCGTAAGTTGGATATTAGTGGCAATCCTTTAGAGAGCATTCCCGATGTGGTAACGCAAATACTGCATTTAGAGGAACTTATCTTAATTCGAGTAGAGCTAACTGAAATACCTGATGCGATCGCTAATTTAACCAATCTGACGCAGCTTATCCTCAGTTACAACCAAATAACCCAGATTCCAGAGGCGATCGCTAAATTAAGCAATCTGACTGTGCTTATCTTCAGTGACAACAAAATAACCCAGATTCCAGAGGCGATCGCTAATTTAACCAATCTGACGCGACTTAACCTCAGTTCCAACCAAATAACCCAGATTCCAGAGGTGATCGCTAAATTAACCAATCTGACGCTGCTTTACCTCAGTGGCAATCAAATTACTGAGATACCAGAGGCGATCGCGCAATTAACCAATCTGACGCTGCTTGACCTCAGTGACAACAAAATAACCGAGATTCCAGAGGCGATCACGCAATCAACCAATCTGACGGTGCTTGACCTCAGTAGCAACCAAATTACTAAGATACCAGAGGCGATCGCACAATTAACCAATCTGAAGCTGCTTTACCTCAGTGACAACCAAATTACTGAGATACCAGAGGCGCTCGCTAATTTAACCAATCTGATGCAGCTTCACCTCAGTAGCAACCAAATTACTGAGATACCAGAGGCGCTCGCTAATTTAACCAATCTGACGCAGCTTTACCTCAGTGGCAACCAAATTACCGAGATTCCAGAGGCGCTCGCTAATTTACCCAATCTGACGCGGCTTTACCTCTATAGCAACCAAATTACTGAGATACCAGAGGCGCTCGCTAATTTAACCAATCTGATCCAACTTGTCCTCTTTTCCAACCAAATTGCCGAGATTCCAGAGACGCTCGCTAATTTAACCAATCTGATCCAACTTGTCCTCTTTTCCAACCAAATTGCCGAGATTCCAGAGACGCTCGCTAAATTAACCAATCTGACGCGGCTTGACCTCAGATTCAACCAAATAACCCAGATTCCAAAGGTGATCGCTAATTTAACCAATCTGACAGAACTTCACCTCAGTAGTAACCAAATAACCCAGATTCCAGAGGCGCTCGCTAATTTAACCAATCTGACACAGCTTTACTTCAGTTCCAACCAAATAACCCAGATTCCAGGGGCGATCGCTAAGTTAACCAATTTGACGCAGCTTGACCTCAGTGGCAACCAAATTACCGAGATTCCAGAGGCGATTGAAAGTTTGTCGAAATTGGAAAAACTAGATTTACGGGGAAATCCGCTTCCTATTTCACCAGAGATTTTAGGATCTTCTGATGATGTTGGTTCAGTTGAAGATATTTTCAATTACTTGCAATTACTCCGTAGCGGTGAAGTGCGTCCACTCAACGAAGCCAAACTCTTGCTCATCGGACAAGGCAGCGTCGGCAAAACATCTCTCATCAAGCGACTAATCCGCAATGAATATGATGAGAAACAACCCCAAACCGACGGACTCAATGTAGAAACTTGGAACGTGCAGGTCAATAGCAAAGACATCCGCCTGAATGTTTGGGACTTTGGCGGACAGGAAATTTATCATGCCACTCATCAGTTTTTTCTAACTAAGCGCAGCCTCTATCTCTTAGTCTGTAATTGTCGCACCAGCGAAGAAGAAAACCGCATCGAATATTGGCTGAAACTAATCGAAAGCTTCGGCGGAGAGTCCCCCGTGATTATCGTTGGCAACAAAAAAGACGAACAACCCTTGGACATAAACCGCAAGGCATTACGCGAAAAATATCCTAACATCCAAGAGATTATCGAAACCTCCTGCCAAGATAATATCGGCATTGATGAACTTCGCACCGCCATTTTCCAGCAAGTCGGCAACCTCAAAGAAGTCTACGATCTTCTACCCCTGACATGGTTTGAGGTTAAACAACAACTCGAATCCATGCCCCAAGACTTCATCAGCTACAACCGCTACATCGGCATCTGCCACGAAAACAAAATTCCTGAAGAACAAAACCAAGATCAACTCATCGATCTCCTCCATCGGCTTGGCTTAGTTCTCAACTTCCGCGAGCATCCCATCCTCAAAAATACCAACGTCCTCAAACCCAACTGGGTGACAGAAGGCATTTACGCGCTCCTGAGCGATGAAACCCTTAAAACTAAAACCAAAGGTATTTTCACCCCTGCCGATCTCACCCGCATCCTCAATTCAGAGCGCTACCCGACCGAACGTCATGGTTATCTGATCGAACTAATGAAGGAATTCGAGCTTGGCTTTGCACTAGAATGTCAGCCACCACAATTTCTGATTGCGGGACTTCTGCCTAAAGACCAACCAGACAAAACAGAACTCCACGGCGAAACCCTGGAATTTCAATACCATTACAAAGTTCTCCCCGAAAGCATCATCTCCCGCTTCATCGTCAAAACCCACGAAAAAATTCATAACCAAATCTATTGGCGCAGTGGCGTAATGCTGCAATATCAAGAAAACAACGAAATCTACAACATTGCTCGGATCAAAGCCGATCCCGAAGACAAAAAAATCTTCATCACTATTAGCGAACGCCAAGAAACCCGCCGCTTATTTCTCGGCATCCTCCGCGATGTCTTCCAAAAAATCCACAAAAGTCTCCCCAATCTCGAAATCACCGAATGGGTTCCCGTCCCCAACCATCCCAAACATCCACCCCTCGACTACCAAGAACTCCTCGGACTCGAATCAATGGGTGAAAGTACAGTCATCATCGGCAAACTAAAATTAAAACTCGATTTGCGTCAACTACTTGATGGGTATGAAGATATAAGAACTCGACAAAGACAACAAATAGACAAAGGAATTATTGAACCATTCCCCATTAAGGAAAAAATTATGTCCGAAAGTATCAGAAACCAAATATTTGTTAGCTACAGTCATCAAGATGCAAAATGGTTAGCAGAACTGCAAAAACAACTAAAACCCTATATTCGTGCAGAAGGTTTGATCGTTTGGGATGACACCAAAATCAAACCTGGCGCAGAATGGAAAGCCGAGATTGAAAAAGCATTAGCCACGGCTAAGATTGCTATCCTGCTAGTCAGCCCTAACTTTATAGCCTCTGATTTCATCGACAGACATGAACTTCCCCCCTTACTCAACGCAGCCGAACAAGAGGGATTAACAATTATCTGGATTCCAATTAGTGCAAGCTCATATAGAAAAACCGAGATCGAAAAATACCAAGCTGCTCACCCTTCAAATAAACCCCTCGACAGTCTAAGTAAGGGAGAACGTAACCAAGCTTGGGTGAAAATTTGCGAAGAAGTCGAAGAGGCAATAAATTCATAA
- a CDS encoding VOC family protein has product MALKAVHHIQATYSLEVEDAMLSFYSRILGLTEIPRPDAVKNDSGAWYQVGNIELHVSREKNANNQLSRRHFCFQVDDLNTFENHLKEYGVEIIPDQRPLPGCVRFFIRDPGGNRIEIAEFVKSLCSN; this is encoded by the coding sequence ATGGCGCTCAAAGCAGTTCATCATATTCAGGCAACTTATTCTCTTGAGGTAGAGGATGCAATGCTATCTTTCTACAGCAGAATTTTGGGATTAACTGAAATTCCCAGACCTGATGCGGTCAAAAACGATTCAGGAGCCTGGTATCAGGTGGGAAACATTGAATTGCACGTTAGTAGAGAGAAAAATGCCAATAACCAACTATCTAGAAGACATTTTTGTTTCCAAGTCGATGACTTGAACACCTTTGAAAACCACCTAAAAGAGTATGGAGTAGAAATTATTCCCGATCAACGACCACTACCAGGATGTGTGCGGTTTTTCATCCGCGATCCTGGTGGAAATCGTATAGAGATCGCAGAGTTCGTCAAGTCGCTTTGCTCCAATTAA
- a CDS encoding dienelactone hydrolase family protein, which produces MTNTEIRTTQVKVPNGDLQIDAYLAEPAQKGTFPAVIVIQEIFGVNIHIREVAEKFAKEGYVAMSTTGYAYAPTLFQRTAPGFEGGYTPEDVQQGRGYKEQTTAEEILSDIKAAIAYLKNLPNVQGDAIGSIGFCFGGHVVYLAATLPDIKVTASFYGGGIPNSTPGGGEPTITRTPDIKGPIYAFFGLDDQGIPLEQTEQIEAELKKNQITHAIFRYSGAGHGFFCNHRSSYNAEAAADAWKNVQELFQKNLQLQKV; this is translated from the coding sequence ATGACAAACACAGAAATTCGCACCACTCAAGTTAAAGTCCCTAACGGGGATTTGCAAATCGATGCTTACTTAGCGGAACCGGCACAAAAAGGAACCTTCCCAGCCGTTATCGTGATTCAGGAAATTTTTGGGGTTAACATTCACATTCGAGAAGTTGCTGAGAAATTTGCCAAAGAAGGCTATGTTGCGATGTCTACGACGGGCTACGCCTACGCACCGACTTTATTTCAACGCACTGCTCCTGGTTTTGAGGGTGGATACACCCCTGAAGATGTCCAGCAAGGAAGAGGGTATAAGGAACAGACAACAGCCGAGGAAATATTGAGTGATATTAAGGCTGCGATCGCTTATTTAAAAAACTTACCAAATGTGCAAGGAGATGCGATCGGCTCTATTGGTTTCTGCTTTGGTGGTCACGTAGTTTATCTAGCTGCCACTTTACCAGATATTAAAGTTACAGCTTCCTTCTATGGTGGCGGTATTCCCAACTCAACTCCCGGCGGTGGAGAACCAACCATCACCCGCACTCCTGATATCAAGGGTCCCATTTACGCCTTCTTTGGCCTTGACGATCAAGGAATTCCGTTAGAGCAAACGGAACAGATTGAGGCTGAATTGAAGAAAAATCAGATTACCCATGCTATATTTCGCTATTCTGGTGCAGGACATGGCTTTTTCTGCAACCATCGCTCTAGCTACAATGCCGAAGCTGCTGCCGATGCTTGGAAAAACGTTCAAGAACTTTTCCAAAAGAACCTTCAGCTTCAAAAAGTTTAA
- a CDS encoding sulfonate ABC transporter substrate-binding protein: MITAFKQPRVNIFQRFSLFLLPGLLTISTTLVSCSVTTPNAGNETTSFKTKTVRMGYQSSGDIVRLKGLIEKRLQPLGISVEWAQFAAGPQLMEAMNVGRVDIGSVGETPPIFAQAAGTSLVYIASNKPSTGKGSGIIVQNNSPIRTLADLKGKKVVFQKGSASHYLLIKALEEAGLKYSDIQAISLPPSEARDAFIQGKIDAWVTWDPYLAVAQKKANARVLRDASGISTQGGYYMAARKFATENPKLVRLVLEEVDNTGQWGEKNRAEVVKLTIPHLKIDEDILATMIGRRTYGLRPITPEIMENQQKIADLFATEKVIPKPINIKEAMLSSEQYAAITPETISQK, translated from the coding sequence ATGATTACCGCCTTCAAACAGCCACGAGTTAATATTTTTCAGCGTTTTTCACTATTTCTATTACCTGGATTATTAACAATCTCAACTACCTTAGTTAGTTGTTCAGTCACAACCCCAAATGCAGGAAATGAAACCACTAGCTTTAAAACTAAAACTGTCCGTATGGGATATCAAAGCTCAGGGGATATAGTCAGACTTAAAGGATTGATAGAAAAGCGTTTACAGCCTTTAGGCATTTCTGTCGAATGGGCGCAATTTGCTGCCGGACCGCAACTGATGGAAGCGATGAATGTAGGTAGGGTTGATATTGGTTCTGTAGGCGAAACTCCACCGATATTTGCCCAAGCTGCTGGTACATCTTTAGTATATATTGCTAGTAATAAACCCAGCACAGGTAAAGGAAGTGGAATTATCGTCCAAAATAATTCGCCAATTCGCACTTTAGCCGATCTTAAAGGTAAAAAAGTAGTTTTTCAAAAAGGTTCTGCTTCCCATTACTTATTAATCAAAGCTTTAGAAGAAGCTGGTTTGAAATATAGTGATATTCAAGCCATTAGCCTCCCTCCTTCAGAAGCCCGTGATGCTTTTATTCAAGGAAAAATAGATGCCTGGGTAACTTGGGACCCTTATTTAGCTGTGGCACAAAAAAAAGCAAATGCTCGTGTTTTGAGAGATGCTAGCGGCATTTCTACTCAGGGCGGATATTACATGGCTGCGCGAAAATTTGCCACAGAAAATCCAAAATTAGTACGATTAGTTCTTGAAGAGGTAGATAACACAGGTCAATGGGGTGAAAAAAACCGAGCAGAAGTTGTAAAGCTGACTATTCCTCATCTCAAAATTGATGAAGATATTTTAGCAACAATGATTGGAAGGCGAACTTATGGCTTAAGACCCATTACGCCAGAAATCATGGAAAATCAACAGAAAATTGCAGATTTGTTTGCCACAGAAAAAGTGATTCCTAAACCAATCAATATCAAAGAAGCGATGCTGAGTAGCGAACAATATGCAGCCATCACACCAGAAACCATTAGTCAGAAGTAG